One genomic window of Micromonospora sp. WMMD1128 includes the following:
- a CDS encoding glycosyltransferase family 2 protein encodes MAAEEATDPPTARPDVSVIVPVYNTLRYLRACLDSVLRQTIGLDRMEIVAVDDGSTDGSARLLDRLAARHPGAVRVVHQPNSGGPAAPCNRGLDLATGRYVFFLGSDDRLGPEALERLVAAADRYGSDVVLGKVVGVNGRHVFSDVFAAGNAVDVDLFDSALPWSLANTKLFRRDLVDRLGLRFPEDMPVLSDQPFTLAACYHARRISALADYDYYHAVRRLDARNITYHSRIEQRLVSVERLLAFVAGLIPAGARRDAVLRRHVGLELANLVGDDFRRLDRAAQERVHATVRRLVERHVTDGLRNRLDIEARLRLGAVTGGGVDELLAVIDQDTRRGVPDTVVTGGRWHAGYRGAPAAWTDVTDVRADWLARLDTVEVSWVDGETVTVTARSPYPRFAVAAGPVRLMAGRVAGATRLDARDPTGRTVRADFPADLLLAASAASGQRHPVRAEVDGDHGRGAAPVRAPRLAAGRPRLLRHGARLYGVASTVDPRNGQLVLSVVPVTVGQLVGRLRRRWRGNPPTVASRPAPALVPVTPPRPGRGHHAEPAPTPVERLTVTR; translated from the coding sequence GTGGCAGCCGAGGAGGCGACAGACCCACCGACAGCCCGCCCCGACGTCAGCGTGATCGTGCCGGTCTACAACACGCTGCGCTACCTGCGGGCCTGCCTCGACTCGGTGCTGCGGCAGACCATCGGGCTCGACCGGATGGAGATCGTGGCGGTGGACGACGGGTCCACCGACGGCAGCGCTCGCCTGCTGGACCGGCTCGCCGCCCGGCACCCCGGCGCCGTCCGGGTGGTGCACCAACCCAACTCGGGCGGCCCCGCCGCGCCCTGCAACCGGGGGCTGGACCTGGCCACCGGCCGGTACGTCTTCTTTCTCGGCTCGGACGACCGGCTCGGCCCGGAGGCGCTGGAACGGCTGGTCGCCGCCGCCGACCGGTACGGCTCGGACGTGGTGCTCGGCAAGGTCGTCGGCGTCAACGGCCGGCACGTCTTCTCCGACGTGTTCGCTGCCGGCAACGCGGTCGACGTGGACCTGTTCGACTCGGCGCTGCCCTGGTCGCTGGCGAACACGAAGCTGTTCCGCCGGGACCTCGTCGACCGGCTCGGGCTGCGGTTCCCGGAGGACATGCCGGTGCTCAGCGACCAGCCGTTCACGCTTGCCGCCTGCTACCACGCCCGCCGGATCTCGGCGCTCGCCGACTACGACTACTACCACGCGGTACGCCGGCTCGACGCCCGCAACATCACCTACCACAGCCGGATCGAGCAGCGCCTGGTGAGCGTGGAACGGCTGTTAGCGTTCGTCGCCGGACTGATCCCGGCCGGCGCGCGGCGGGACGCCGTGCTGCGCCGCCACGTCGGGCTGGAACTGGCGAACCTGGTCGGCGACGACTTCCGCCGGCTGGACCGGGCCGCGCAGGAACGGGTGCACGCGACGGTCCGCCGCCTGGTCGAACGGCACGTCACCGACGGCCTGCGGAACCGGCTCGACATCGAGGCCCGGCTGCGCCTGGGCGCGGTGACCGGCGGCGGCGTCGACGAGTTGCTTGCCGTCATCGACCAGGACACCCGGCGGGGCGTACCGGACACGGTGGTGACGGGCGGCCGGTGGCATGCCGGCTACCGGGGCGCGCCGGCCGCGTGGACCGACGTCACCGATGTCCGCGCCGACTGGCTGGCCCGGCTGGACACCGTCGAGGTGAGCTGGGTCGACGGTGAGACCGTGACGGTGACCGCGCGCAGCCCGTACCCCCGGTTCGCCGTGGCGGCCGGTCCGGTCCGGCTGATGGCCGGGCGGGTCGCCGGCGCCACCCGGCTGGACGCCCGCGACCCGACCGGCCGGACCGTGCGCGCCGACTTCCCGGCGGACCTGCTGCTGGCCGCCAGCGCGGCCAGCGGCCAGCGCCATCCGGTGCGCGCCGAGGTGGACGGCGACCACGGTCGCGGCGCCGCCCCGGTACGCGCGCCCCGGCTCGCCGCCGGCCGGCCCCGCCTGCTGCGGCACGGCGCCCGGCTGTACGGGGTGGCCTCGACCGTCGACCCGCGCAACGGCCAGCTCGTGCTGTCGGTGGTCCCGGTGACCGTGGGCCAACTTGTCGGTCGGCTGCGCCGCCGCTGGCGGGGCAACCCGCCGACGGTGGCGTCCCGACCGGCCCCGGCCCTGGTCCCGGTCACCCCGCCGCGTCCCGGGCGGGGCCACCACGCCGAGCCGGCGCCGACCCCGGTGGAGCGGTTGACCGTCACCCGCTAG
- a CDS encoding DUF6510 family protein: protein MTDLSYLDGNMLDGPLRELLAVDLSATTGRCDNCGTTGPMAGLHVYSHAPGLVGRCPACTGVMVRLVRAPERAWLDLRGTTYLQVPMPPR, encoded by the coding sequence GTGACCGACCTGTCGTATCTGGACGGCAACATGCTCGACGGACCGCTGCGGGAACTCCTCGCGGTCGACCTCAGCGCCACCACCGGGCGCTGCGACAACTGCGGCACGACCGGCCCGATGGCGGGCCTGCACGTCTACTCGCACGCGCCGGGCCTGGTGGGGCGCTGCCCGGCCTGCACCGGGGTGATGGTGCGCCTGGTCCGCGCGCCGGAGCGGGCCTGGCTGGACCTGCGTGGCACCACCTACCTCCAGGTCCCCATGCCGCCGCGCTGA